DNA sequence from the Pedobacter schmidteae genome:
TGAAAAGGGGTTAAAACAACAGGCCGAATTACTTTCTGCGGCTTTATCGCCTGCTACTGGATTCGACTTTGTGGTTACGGAGTTGGGTAAAACACCTCAAAATGGTATTCTGTTACGATTTGACAAATCGCTGGTGGCCAACAAAGAGGGCTATCGTTTAAACGTAAACAATAACCAGATCAACATTCAGGCTAGTACCCCTGCCGGTGTTTTTTATGGTGTTCAGACCATGTTACAGCTATTGCCTACCTCTATTTACAATAAGCAGCGTCAAAAAAATACCCTATGGAAAATTAAAGGAGTTAAAATTGAGGATGTACCTTTATACCCCTGGAGAGGGATGATGCTGGATGTAGCCAGGTATTTCTTCAGTAAAGATTACGTATTAAAGTTTATTGACATGATGGCCATGTATAAACTGAATGTATTGCATTTACATTTAGTGGATGACTCTGGCTGGCGCCTGGAAATAAAGAAATATCCTAAGCTGACCAGTATAGGTGCCTGGAGTGGCCAGGGTGCAGAGCGTCAGGGTGGCTACTACACGCAGGATGATATCAAGGAAATTGTGGCCTATGCCACGGCTCGGAATGTAGACGTGATTCCTGAAATTGAACTACCGGCCCATACCCTATCTGCAATTGCGGCGTACCCACATTTATGCTGTACCGGACAACAGTATGAGGTGCAAACACAGCATTCCATCAGCAGGGAGTTATATTGTGTTGGGAAAGAATCGACTTTTGATTTTCTTGCCGACGTGTTTGCCGAAACGGTAGCACTTTTCCCTTCTAAATACTTTCATATTGGTGGCGACGAAGCCGCTTACGACAGATGGAAAACCTGTCCTGATTGTCAGAAACGAAAAAAAGATCTAAACCTGCAAAATGAAAAAGAACTACAAGCTTATTTTAATCAGCGTGTACAACAAATGCTGAAAAAGTATGGAAAAACCATTGTAGGTTGGGATGAGATTATTGAGGAAGGCTTAAAAGATAAAGCCGTAGGCATGATATGGAACGAGCGAAAAAAGGCCGATAAAGCCTTCGAAATGGGCCATTATTCGGTAATGACCCTTTCAGCTTATAATTATTTTGATGCTCCGGAAAGCAGTATTCCCGGAGAACTGAAGGCTGCAACCTGGATAAAACCCATCTCACTTGAGAAAGCTTATCTACAGAACCCGATGTTTACGGGCCTGGATGAAAAATACCGTCCATTGATGCTTGGAGCAACAGGCGCTTTATGGTCAGATCAATTTATTCATGGTACAATTTTACAGGAATTGCCATTGTTAAATGAAAACCGATCAGAAAAATATTTTGATTACCTGGCTTTTCCGCGCATGGCTGCACTGGCCGAGATTTGCTGGACACCATTAAAAAAACAAAGCTGGCCAGGATTTGAACAACGGATAAAAACACATTACAACCGTTATGACCAGGCCGGATATGGCTATAGGGTGCCAACACCTAAATTGCTAAGTAATGAAAAAAGTGCCGAAGGCTTTGTCATGAAGCTGGAAAGCCCTGTCCATGGTGCAGAGATCCGTTACACAACAGATGGGACACGACCTAATGTTTTTTCAGCAGTTTACAACAAACCGGTTGTTGTTGACCAGCTCAGTAATTTTTACGCCATTACGGTAGTTAACCGCAATCAGTATTCACTGCCTTTATATTTCCCTGAAACTTATGAGAAATTTAAGCCTTATGGACAGCTGGTAAGGGAATGGCAGCCAACATCCATATCAGAAAAAGTTTATGGGGTTTTGGAAATGAATGCTTCCGGCAAAATCAACAAAAACGGCAACTATGTACTTTCATTCTGGCAAACTAAAGGAACATCCCAATTGGATATCCGCGGTATAGAAATCTATAAAAATGGGGTAAAAATTGCAGAAGACATCCATAATGGATATGCCGGTACTTCTGTGGAAAACAACAGTTATAAATTTACCATAAATGACTACGAAACGGGTGCCGCATTTACCATAAAAGCAAAGGTAAAAGGCTTGGAAACTAAAGGAGTAGTATTTATAAAACAAGAATAAAATGAAAGAGCTGGCGAATTCAAAAACTCGCCAGCTCTTTTTTATAGATTCGTTTTTGCTTAATGCAACATTTTAAATAATAATTCTTTTAACAGCTCTCCGTCAGTAGTATTCCCGGTACTGTCAACGCCTTTGCTTTTCAGATCATATTCGCGTAGCAAACCGATGATATCGAAAGTTTTAGGTAGACTAAAACTACGGGCAGCCGTTTCATAATCTTTTACAAAATAAGGATTTACGCCCAACTCTTTTGCAGCATCGCCCTTATTTGGCAAATAATGGTATTTCAAAATTTTGGTAAAATAGGAACTCAGATTGGCCATCACCATTACCATTGGATTTGCTTTAGGATTGTCTGCAAAATAATTAATGATTTGATTGCACTTGAGCACATTTTTTACGGCCAGTGCTTTTTGTAGTTCAAACACATTATACTCCTTACTGATCCCGATATTTTTCTGTACAATATCTGTGTCAATGGTAGTTTCTTTACCAATATTTAGAATAAGCTTTTCTAATTCATTGGCTATTTTAGAAAGGTCTGTGCCCAGGTACTCCGCCATCAATGCCGATGCCTGGGGTGCTATTTTATACCCCTTTTCTTTCACCAGTTCATCTATCCATTGGGCAAGCTTATAGTCCCGCACCGGGTCGGACTGAAAAACCAGGCCGTTCTTATCAATGGCCTTATAAATCTTTTTGCGCTTATCAAAGTTGGCATATTTATAACCCAGCACCAGAATAGTACTTGGTAATGGCTTTTCAAAATAACTCAGTACAAACTCAGCGGTTTTACTATTTCCTTCTGTCTCCTTGGCCCATTTCAGATCCTGAGCTTCTTTTACAACAATCAATTGATAATCGGACATCATCGGATAACGCTTTGCAGCATTCATCACCGTAGACATATCAGTATCCTTACCGTAAAGAACGGTTTGATTAAATCCCTTCTCCATGTCATTCAGAATATGTTCTTCCATATAATGGATAATCTGATCTATATAGTAAGGCTCTTCACCGTGTAACAGGTAAACAGGTTTAAATTTTCTTGCTTTAATGTCTTTTATTATGTCGGCAACACTCATATGATGCTGTAAACTTAGACAAAAAAATTGTCTACTTTTGCACAAATCTCATTTAACCTACCCTATGGATAATTCATGCCCAATATGTAAAACAATCTATGCTTCAGACGTAAAGTTTTGTATAAAAGATGGCGCCAGACTTGTTGCCGTAAACAACCCCTTTGAACAAACACAACCTGTTGCGCACAACCCATTTGAGCAAACAGGATCAGCTCTGAACAATCCTTTTGAACAAAAAACATCGGAACCAGCCAATCCTTTTGAACGACCTGCTATAGCCCCCAATCAGTTTTATCCTAAAGCCGACCTGGGTAATCGCTTTTTAGCAGCATTAATAGATGGTTTGATTTTCCTGGGACTGGCAATTCCTGGTACGGCAACACTTATATTCGCTTTTTTTGCTGCTTATGGTGGCGAGGATGAACTTACTGTCGTGTCGGGTATTTTTGGTATATTGTTAATTTTGATACCTATTGCTTACCTTCTTGTAAAGGATGGCTTTGGTCAAGGTCAGAGTTATGGAAAAAAGGCCTTCCAACTTATTGTGGTTGATCTGGAAACCAACACTCCCTGTAACAAATCAAAATCATTGGTTAGAAACCTGGTTTCCATCTTAATGGGAATGATTCCTATTGTAGGAAACCTGATCGAGCCCATAATAATTTTGGCTACTCCGGATGGCCGCAAGGTTGGCGACCGCGCTGCGAATACGATGGTAATCAACCAAAAAGACTATTTCAATTCAAATCATACCCTATGAACTGTACAAAATGTAATGCCATCAACCCACCGGAAGCAAAATTCTGCAGAAATTGTGGAACAAATTTAGTTAGCCCCGAATTGCAGGCGAAAGACGATAACCAGACGATTAAATCACTACTGATCATTGTAGCCTTGGATTACCTGCTTTCATTAATCATGTTTGTGATTCAG
Encoded proteins:
- a CDS encoding RDD family protein, whose amino-acid sequence is MDNSCPICKTIYASDVKFCIKDGARLVAVNNPFEQTQPVAHNPFEQTGSALNNPFEQKTSEPANPFERPAIAPNQFYPKADLGNRFLAALIDGLIFLGLAIPGTATLIFAFFAAYGGEDELTVVSGIFGILLILIPIAYLLVKDGFGQGQSYGKKAFQLIVVDLETNTPCNKSKSLVRNLVSILMGMIPIVGNLIEPIIILATPDGRKVGDRAANTMVINQKDYFNSNHTL
- the holA gene encoding DNA polymerase III subunit delta, which produces MSVADIIKDIKARKFKPVYLLHGEEPYYIDQIIHYMEEHILNDMEKGFNQTVLYGKDTDMSTVMNAAKRYPMMSDYQLIVVKEAQDLKWAKETEGNSKTAEFVLSYFEKPLPSTILVLGYKYANFDKRKKIYKAIDKNGLVFQSDPVRDYKLAQWIDELVKEKGYKIAPQASALMAEYLGTDLSKIANELEKLILNIGKETTIDTDIVQKNIGISKEYNVFELQKALAVKNVLKCNQIINYFADNPKANPMVMVMANLSSYFTKILKYHYLPNKGDAAKELGVNPYFVKDYETAARSFSLPKTFDIIGLLREYDLKSKGVDSTGNTTDGELLKELLFKMLH
- a CDS encoding beta-N-acetylhexosaminidase, which gives rise to MIKLNKWLLFALFLFSTCLANAQSDIIPFPKEMKENGSSFTITAATRIYYEKGLKQQAELLSAALSPATGFDFVVTELGKTPQNGILLRFDKSLVANKEGYRLNVNNNQINIQASTPAGVFYGVQTMLQLLPTSIYNKQRQKNTLWKIKGVKIEDVPLYPWRGMMLDVARYFFSKDYVLKFIDMMAMYKLNVLHLHLVDDSGWRLEIKKYPKLTSIGAWSGQGAERQGGYYTQDDIKEIVAYATARNVDVIPEIELPAHTLSAIAAYPHLCCTGQQYEVQTQHSISRELYCVGKESTFDFLADVFAETVALFPSKYFHIGGDEAAYDRWKTCPDCQKRKKDLNLQNEKELQAYFNQRVQQMLKKYGKTIVGWDEIIEEGLKDKAVGMIWNERKKADKAFEMGHYSVMTLSAYNYFDAPESSIPGELKAATWIKPISLEKAYLQNPMFTGLDEKYRPLMLGATGALWSDQFIHGTILQELPLLNENRSEKYFDYLAFPRMAALAEICWTPLKKQSWPGFEQRIKTHYNRYDQAGYGYRVPTPKLLSNEKSAEGFVMKLESPVHGAEIRYTTDGTRPNVFSAVYNKPVVVDQLSNFYAITVVNRNQYSLPLYFPETYEKFKPYGQLVREWQPTSISEKVYGVLEMNASGKINKNGNYVLSFWQTKGTSQLDIRGIEIYKNGVKIAEDIHNGYAGTSVENNSYKFTINDYETGAAFTIKAKVKGLETKGVVFIKQE